Proteins encoded in a region of the Streptomyces sp. NBC_00310 genome:
- a CDS encoding styrene monooxygenase/indole monooxygenase family protein yields the protein MRKILVVGAGQSGLQLALGLQSHGYEVTLMSNRTPDEIRAGRIMSTQCMFDSALRHERDLELNFWESQAPRIEGVGVSVAGPDGERAVDWVGRLRGYAQAVDQRVKMAGWMETFARRGGQLVIHGAAVSDLDYFSRVYDLVLVTAGKGELVRMFRRDASRSPYTEPQRALAAVYVHGLGPRPEHPGFHAARCNLVPGLGELIVQPVLTTSGHADALFWLGLPGGPLDVFDGVRDAEEQLALTLELMERHTPWEYARATEAEVTDPGAALTGRYAPVVRHPVGQLPGGGLVLGAGDVVVANDPLTGQGANSATKCAAVYLAAILDHGDAEFDEAWMRRTFERFWRIVGPVTKWTNTMLAPPAEHVLELVGAAEGLPVVADRFANGFDDPADFESYFYDAEKTRAYLSEVAGG from the coding sequence ATGCGGAAGATTCTCGTCGTCGGAGCCGGCCAGTCCGGGCTGCAACTGGCCCTCGGACTCCAGTCGCACGGGTACGAGGTCACACTGATGTCCAATCGGACCCCGGACGAGATACGCGCCGGCCGGATCATGTCCACCCAGTGCATGTTCGACTCGGCACTGCGCCACGAGCGCGATCTCGAACTGAACTTCTGGGAGTCCCAGGCCCCGAGGATCGAGGGCGTCGGCGTGTCCGTCGCCGGCCCCGACGGGGAGCGCGCCGTGGACTGGGTCGGCCGCCTGCGCGGGTACGCCCAGGCCGTGGACCAGCGGGTGAAGATGGCCGGCTGGATGGAGACGTTCGCCCGGCGGGGCGGACAGCTGGTCATCCACGGCGCCGCGGTCTCCGACCTCGACTACTTCTCCCGTGTGTACGACCTCGTGCTCGTCACCGCGGGCAAGGGCGAGCTGGTGCGGATGTTCCGCCGCGATGCCTCCCGCTCGCCCTACACAGAGCCGCAGCGCGCGCTCGCCGCCGTGTACGTGCACGGACTGGGCCCGCGTCCCGAGCACCCCGGGTTCCACGCGGCCCGCTGCAACCTGGTGCCCGGTCTCGGCGAACTCATCGTCCAGCCGGTCCTCACCACCTCCGGGCACGCCGACGCCCTGTTCTGGCTGGGCCTGCCCGGCGGCCCGCTCGACGTCTTCGACGGCGTCCGGGACGCCGAGGAGCAACTCGCCCTGACCCTGGAACTCATGGAGCGCCACACCCCCTGGGAGTACGCGCGCGCCACCGAGGCCGAGGTGACGGACCCGGGTGCCGCGCTGACCGGCCGCTACGCCCCGGTGGTCCGGCACCCCGTCGGACAACTTCCCGGCGGTGGGCTGGTGCTGGGCGCAGGGGACGTGGTCGTGGCCAACGATCCGCTCACCGGGCAGGGGGCGAACTCGGCGACCAAGTGCGCGGCCGTGTACCTCGCCGCGATCCTCGACCACGGGGACGCGGAGTTCGACGAGGCGTGGATGCGGCGGACGTTCGAGCGGTTCTGGCGGATCGTGGGGCCCGTCACCAAGTGGACCAACACGATGCTGGCCCCGCCGGCCGAGCACGTGCTGGAGTTGGTCGGGGCGGCCGAGGGGCTGCCGGTGGTGGCGGATCGTTTTGCCAATGGGTTCGACGATCCGGCGGACTTCGAGAGCTACTTCTACGACGCGGAGAAGACCCGGGCGTATCTGTCGGAGGTCGCCGGGGGGTAG
- a CDS encoding coiled-coil domain-containing protein — MSARLLRLVGTATVTALTAGALLSTAPAPVMAAPEPPVADGTGAGRKVEATDDGTDTATKTPAETETENATDTNTETGTDTETSTSTGTEPPSPDERSVADLLTDLQRLHREAEEATEAYDSTGEELTKQRTEVARLDRRLAAARLSLHDSRSAAGRLARQQYQNSSTALSPYVRLLMTHDPHRALEQGHVIGQVARERADTVERLVGSEQDTDTLAHKARAALDRQLTLTERRRREHDTVRDRLDEVEKLLASLTPEQLTDLKKSEKRATAEVEPGTSDLPTLPTPPKLPSTPGS; from the coding sequence GTGTCAGCAAGGCTTCTGCGCCTGGTCGGTACGGCGACGGTCACGGCCCTCACGGCCGGCGCCCTCCTGTCCACGGCGCCCGCACCGGTCATGGCCGCACCGGAACCCCCCGTCGCCGACGGCACGGGAGCGGGCAGAAAGGTGGAGGCGACGGACGACGGCACGGACACGGCGACGAAGACGCCAGCGGAGACGGAGACGGAGAACGCCACCGACACGAACACCGAAACCGGCACGGACACTGAAACCAGCACCAGCACCGGCACCGAGCCCCCCTCCCCCGACGAGCGCTCGGTCGCCGACCTGCTCACCGACCTTCAGCGGCTCCACCGCGAGGCCGAGGAGGCCACCGAGGCGTACGACTCGACCGGCGAGGAGCTGACGAAGCAGCGGACCGAGGTGGCGAGGCTCGACCGGCGGCTCGCGGCGGCCCGCCTCTCCCTGCACGACAGCCGGAGCGCGGCCGGCCGACTGGCCCGGCAGCAGTACCAGAACAGCAGCACCGCGCTCTCCCCGTACGTACGGCTGCTGATGACCCACGACCCGCACCGGGCGCTGGAGCAGGGCCATGTGATCGGACAGGTCGCACGGGAACGGGCCGACACGGTCGAGCGGCTGGTCGGCAGCGAACAGGACACCGACACCCTCGCCCACAAGGCCCGCGCGGCCCTCGACCGTCAGCTCACCCTCACCGAGCGCCGCAGGAGAGAACACGACACCGTACGCGACCGCCTCGACGAGGTGGAAAAACTCCTGGCCTCCCTCACGCCCGAGCAGCTCACCGACCTCAAGAAGTCGGAGAAGAGGGCGACGGCCGAGGTGGAACCCGGGACGTCCGACCTCCCGACGCTCCCGACGCCCCCGAAGCTCCCGAGCACGCCGGGATCTTAG
- a CDS encoding TetR/AcrR family transcriptional regulator has protein sequence MTSEAPTRAYRRLSVEERRSQLLDAALELFAHHAPEDVSLDDVAEAAGVSRPLVYRYFPGGKQQLYEAALRTAAEELEHCFDEPAEGPLTSRLARALDRYLAFVDEHDTGFSALLQGGSVVETSRATAIVDGVRRAAADHILRHLEVAEPSLRLRMTVRMWITSVEAASLIWLDEGKRPDVDELRDWLVEQFVACLTATAGRDPQTAAAVRHALAVETSAGAVGTLVRRILPVVGDAAHLL, from the coding sequence ATGACGTCCGAGGCTCCCACCCGCGCGTACCGCCGACTGAGTGTGGAAGAGCGGCGCAGCCAGCTGCTCGACGCGGCCCTGGAGCTGTTCGCGCACCACGCGCCGGAGGACGTCTCCCTCGACGACGTGGCGGAGGCGGCCGGGGTCTCCCGCCCCCTCGTCTACCGCTACTTCCCCGGCGGCAAGCAGCAGCTCTACGAGGCGGCCCTGCGCACGGCCGCCGAGGAGCTGGAGCACTGCTTCGACGAGCCGGCCGAGGGCCCCCTCACCAGCCGCCTGGCCCGCGCCCTCGACCGCTATCTGGCCTTCGTCGACGAGCACGACACCGGCTTCAGCGCCCTCCTCCAGGGCGGCAGCGTCGTGGAGACCTCGCGGGCGACGGCCATCGTGGACGGGGTCCGGCGGGCCGCCGCCGACCACATCCTGCGGCATCTGGAGGTGGCCGAGCCGAGCCTGCGGCTGCGGATGACCGTCCGGATGTGGATCACCTCCGTGGAGGCGGCCTCCCTGATCTGGCTCGACGAGGGCAAGCGGCCGGACGTCGACGAGCTCCGCGACTGGCTCGTCGAGCAGTTCGTCGCCTGTCTCACCGCCACCGCCGGCCGCGACCCGCAGACCGCCGCCGCCGTACGGCACGCCCTGGCCGTCGAGACCTCCGCCGGGGCCGTCGGCACCCTGGTCCGCCGCATCCTGCCCGTGGTCGGCGACGCCGCCCACCTGCTGTGA
- a CDS encoding AurF N-oxygenase family protein translates to MTTVTSVNATNPVSEAEVLRDALGLLKDREQVAERLLVSSAKHSFDPDKELDWDAPFEEGKWFWPPELVSLYGTPMWRKMSEEQRIALSQHEAAALASLGIWFEIILMQLLVRHIYDRAATSAHVRYALTEIEDECRHSKMFARLISKGDTPYYPVSRLHQNLGRVFKTISTTPGSFTATLLGEEILDWMQRLTFPDERVQPLVRGVTRIHVVEEARHVRYAREELRRQMVTAPRMSRGFTRITSGEFARVFSVAFVNPEVYSNVGLDQRAAVAQVRASAHRRDVMQTGAKRLTDFLDDIGVLQGVGRRMWRSSGLLA, encoded by the coding sequence ATGACAACGGTGACCTCGGTGAACGCGACGAACCCCGTGTCGGAGGCGGAGGTGCTGCGCGACGCGCTCGGGCTCCTCAAGGACCGCGAGCAGGTGGCCGAGCGGCTGCTCGTGTCCTCCGCGAAGCACTCCTTCGACCCGGACAAGGAGCTGGACTGGGACGCCCCCTTCGAGGAGGGGAAGTGGTTCTGGCCGCCGGAGCTGGTGTCCCTGTACGGGACGCCGATGTGGCGCAAGATGTCGGAGGAGCAGCGGATCGCGCTCTCCCAGCACGAGGCGGCGGCGCTGGCCTCCCTCGGCATCTGGTTCGAGATCATCCTCATGCAACTGCTCGTACGGCACATCTACGACAGGGCCGCGACCAGCGCGCACGTCCGCTACGCGCTGACGGAGATCGAGGACGAGTGCCGGCACTCGAAGATGTTCGCCCGGCTGATCAGCAAGGGCGACACTCCGTACTACCCGGTGAGCCGGCTGCACCAGAACCTGGGGCGCGTCTTCAAGACGATCTCGACGACCCCGGGCTCCTTCACCGCGACCCTCCTCGGCGAGGAGATCCTCGACTGGATGCAGCGTCTGACCTTCCCCGACGAGCGGGTCCAGCCGCTCGTCCGGGGCGTCACCCGCATCCATGTCGTCGAGGAGGCCCGGCACGTCCGGTACGCCCGTGAGGAGCTGCGCCGCCAGATGGTGACGGCCCCCCGGATGTCCCGCGGCTTCACCCGGATCACCTCCGGCGAGTTCGCCCGCGTCTTCTCCGTCGCCTTCGTCAATCCCGAGGTGTACTCGAACGTCGGTCTCGACCAGCGAGCGGCTGTCGCCCAGGTACGGGCCAGTGCGCACCGTCGCGACGTCATGCAGACCGGTGCGAAGCGGTTGACCGACTTCCTGGACGACATCGGGGTGCTCCAGGGTGTGGGGCGCCGTATGTGGAGGTCGTCGGGGTTGCTGGCGTAG
- a CDS encoding DUF3291 domain-containing protein, translating into MTSAAYELAQVNIARLKAPLDSPQLKDFVDALDPVNAVADTSAGFVWRLQSDSGNATDIPVLGDEWLIINMSVWRDTDALTAFMYQGQHRELLSRRREWFERLAEAATALWWVPAGHHPTVAEAEERILHLRAHGPTPYAFTLRTSFPAGPAEPTAEPAAPDGVLS; encoded by the coding sequence ATGACTTCCGCCGCGTACGAACTCGCCCAGGTCAACATCGCCCGCCTCAAAGCCCCGCTGGACTCCCCGCAGTTGAAGGACTTCGTGGACGCACTCGACCCCGTGAACGCGGTCGCGGACACCTCCGCCGGCTTCGTCTGGCGCCTGCAGAGCGACTCCGGCAACGCGACGGACATCCCCGTCCTCGGCGACGAGTGGCTGATCATCAACATGTCGGTGTGGCGCGACACCGACGCCCTGACGGCCTTCATGTACCAGGGACAGCACAGGGAACTGCTGTCCCGCAGGCGGGAGTGGTTCGAGCGGCTGGCCGAGGCCGCGACCGCCCTGTGGTGGGTCCCCGCCGGTCACCACCCCACGGTGGCCGAGGCGGAGGAACGGATCCTCCACCTCCGCGCACACGGCCCGACGCCGTACGCGTTCACCCTGCGCACGTCGTTCCCGGCCGGACCGGCGGAGCCGACGGCGGAGCCCGCCGCGCCGGACGGCGTCCTCAGCTGA
- a CDS encoding peptidoglycan D,D-transpeptidase FtsI family protein gives MTKYIRRAAALCALLLLALLVNATRVQVLQSRDYDDNPANRRPTIARWGQPRGNIVVEGRPVTGSKDTGEQLRYERTYRDGPLYAPVTGFASQVYGTTFLEHAKDSVLEGSDPMLSFLPLWNDITRDRNAGGEVVTTLQEAAQRAAYLGLGARRGAVAALEPATGRVLALVSRPSYDPGVLSGNGREVAEAWARLNGDTSRPMLNRAVRQTYPPGSTFKVVTAAAALDAGVVTDLDTPTRSPDPYTLPGTTTSLSNEVEGCENASLRYAFEWSCNTVFAKLGVDVGLGAMTDTARAFGFNDPGLRIPFSVAPSSFDTEMDRAQLALSSIGQYDTRATPLQMALVTAAVANGGSVRSPYLVERTTTASGRTVATPGAHPLRQAMSPTTARHLRDLMRGVVEHGTGANAALRHATVGGKTGTAQHGIGNSGTPFAWFIGWAQSDDAREPQVAVAVVVEDAEAVRGDISGGGDAAPIAREVMRAVLKAAAR, from the coding sequence ATGACCAAGTACATCCGCCGCGCCGCCGCCCTCTGTGCCCTGCTGCTGCTCGCCCTCCTTGTGAACGCCACCCGCGTCCAGGTCCTCCAGTCCCGGGACTACGACGACAATCCCGCCAACCGCCGCCCCACGATCGCCCGTTGGGGCCAGCCGCGCGGGAACATCGTGGTCGAGGGGCGCCCGGTCACCGGCTCGAAGGACACGGGGGAGCAGCTCCGCTACGAACGGACGTACCGGGACGGCCCGTTGTACGCACCGGTCACGGGCTTCGCCTCACAGGTGTACGGGACGACGTTCCTGGAGCACGCGAAGGACTCCGTCCTCGAAGGCAGCGACCCGATGCTGTCCTTCCTCCCTCTGTGGAACGACATCACCCGTGACCGGAACGCCGGCGGCGAGGTCGTCACCACCCTCCAGGAGGCGGCCCAGCGGGCTGCCTATCTGGGGCTCGGCGCCCGCCGGGGCGCGGTCGCCGCGCTCGAACCGGCCACCGGGCGCGTCCTGGCGCTGGTCTCCCGGCCGTCGTACGACCCCGGTGTGCTCTCCGGCAACGGCCGCGAGGTGGCCGAGGCGTGGGCGCGTCTGAACGGGGACACGAGCAGGCCGATGCTCAACCGGGCGGTGCGGCAGACCTATCCGCCGGGCTCGACCTTCAAGGTGGTGACCGCCGCGGCGGCGCTGGACGCCGGGGTGGTCACGGACCTCGACACCCCCACCCGCTCCCCCGACCCGTACACCCTGCCGGGCACCACGACCTCTCTGTCCAACGAGGTCGAGGGCTGCGAGAACGCCTCCCTGCGCTATGCCTTCGAGTGGTCCTGCAACACGGTGTTCGCGAAGCTGGGCGTGGACGTCGGCCTCGGCGCCATGACGGACACGGCCCGCGCCTTCGGCTTCAACGACCCGGGCCTGCGGATCCCGTTCTCGGTCGCCCCCAGCAGCTTCGACACCGAGATGGACCGGGCGCAGCTCGCCCTCTCCTCCATCGGCCAGTACGACACCCGGGCCACCCCCCTCCAGATGGCGCTCGTCACGGCGGCCGTCGCCAACGGGGGCTCGGTCCGCTCGCCGTACCTCGTCGAACGCACCACGACGGCGAGCGGCCGCACGGTCGCCACCCCGGGCGCACACCCCCTCCGCCAGGCCATGAGCCCCACCACCGCGAGGCACCTGCGCGACCTCATGCGGGGCGTCGTCGAGCACGGCACCGGCGCCAACGCCGCCCTCCGCCACGCCACCGTCGGCGGCAAGACCGGCACCGCCCAGCACGGCATCGGCAACTCCGGTACCCCGTTCGCCTGGTTCATCGGCTGGGCCCAGTCCGACGACGCGAGGGAACCCCAGGTGGCGGTGGCGGTGGTGGTCGAGGACGCGGAGGCGGTCCGGGGCGACATCAGCGGGGGCGGCGACGCGGCACCGATCGCGCGGGAGGTGATGCGGGCGGTACTGAAGGCCGCCGCCCGCTAG
- a CDS encoding FtsW/RodA/SpoVE family cell cycle protein — protein sequence MNTKAGTTLAADPSDPSPPAVRLLRRRGVEFTLTVVAVLLSVYGYCAVGLAKNGTVPPGAADYGAGLGALALLAHLVVRLRAPYADPLLLPIAVLLNGLGLVLIHRLDLETPADLAAPAQLNWSTLGVALFITVVALLRDHRVLQRYAYVSVVAALALLALPILFPPVNGARIWVRIAGFSIQPGEFAKVLLALFFASYLAANRNALAYAGRQIWRFKRLQLPTGRVLGPIVTIWLLSVGLLVLERDLGTSLLFFGLFVIMLYVATGRTGWIAVGLLLACVGAVAVGWLEPHVHSRVEDWLHPFASIEAGQGPGQLAQSLFAFAAGGLLGTGLGLGHSVLIGFAVKSDFILATAGEELGLAGLAAIFLLYALLVERGYRTGLALRDPFGRLLATGLASIVALQVFVIAGGVTGLIPLTGMAMPFLAQGGSSVVTNWIIVALLMRMSDSARRQYDRGPLPRGPLGGPEVRGA from the coding sequence ATGAACACCAAGGCCGGAACGACCCTGGCGGCGGATCCCTCGGACCCGTCCCCGCCCGCCGTACGCCTGCTCCGGCGCCGAGGCGTCGAGTTCACCCTCACCGTCGTGGCCGTCCTGCTGTCCGTGTACGGCTACTGCGCCGTCGGTCTGGCGAAGAACGGCACCGTCCCACCCGGCGCCGCCGATTACGGCGCCGGGCTCGGCGCGCTCGCCCTGCTGGCCCATCTGGTGGTGCGGCTGCGGGCGCCGTACGCCGATCCGCTGCTGCTGCCGATCGCGGTACTGCTCAACGGCCTGGGCCTGGTGCTGATCCACCGGCTCGACCTGGAGACGCCGGCCGACCTGGCGGCGCCCGCGCAGCTGAACTGGTCGACGCTCGGGGTGGCGCTGTTCATCACGGTCGTGGCCCTGCTGCGCGACCACCGGGTGCTCCAGCGGTACGCGTACGTCTCGGTGGTGGCCGCGCTGGCGCTGCTCGCGCTGCCGATCCTCTTCCCGCCGGTCAACGGCGCCCGGATCTGGGTGCGGATCGCCGGATTCTCCATCCAGCCGGGCGAGTTCGCGAAGGTACTGCTCGCGCTGTTCTTCGCCAGCTATCTCGCGGCGAACCGCAACGCGCTGGCGTACGCCGGGCGCCAGATCTGGCGGTTCAAGCGCCTCCAACTGCCCACCGGGCGCGTCCTCGGCCCGATCGTCACCATCTGGCTGCTGAGCGTCGGCCTCCTGGTCCTGGAACGGGACCTCGGCACCTCGCTGCTGTTCTTCGGCCTGTTCGTGATCATGCTGTACGTCGCCACGGGCCGCACCGGCTGGATCGCGGTGGGGCTGTTGCTGGCGTGTGTGGGCGCGGTGGCCGTCGGCTGGCTCGAACCGCATGTCCACAGCCGCGTCGAGGACTGGCTGCACCCGTTCGCGTCGATCGAGGCGGGGCAGGGCCCGGGCCAACTCGCCCAGTCCCTCTTCGCGTTCGCCGCCGGCGGGCTGCTCGGCACCGGCCTCGGCCTCGGTCACTCCGTCCTGATCGGCTTCGCCGTCAAGTCGGACTTCATCCTGGCCACGGCGGGCGAGGAACTGGGCCTCGCCGGCCTCGCCGCGATCTTCCTGCTCTACGCCCTGCTGGTGGAGCGCGGCTACCGCACCGGCCTCGCCCTGCGCGACCCCTTCGGCCGCCTGCTGGCCACGGGCCTCGCCTCGATCGTCGCCCTGCAGGTCTTCGTCATCGCCGGCGGCGTCACCGGCCTCATCCCCCTCACCGGCATGGCGATGCCCTTCCTCGCCCAGGGCGGCTCCTCCGTCGTCACCAACTGGATCATCGTGGCCCTGCTGATGCGCATGAGCGACTCCGCCAGGAGGCAGTACGACCGCGGGCCCCTCCCCCGGGGCCCGCTCGGCGGCCCGGAGGTCCGGGGCGCATGA
- a CDS encoding SH3 domain-containing protein, with protein MSLRILLMRFGIAAAGGALLAFAATTPAAGADQEDPRESKQIAKGEVIARTGLVLRSAPTRGGTVVRIAPYGEIVKIYCRAEGQSVSGDRQWYLLVDGTWARGSAQYIEAYGTPRLCA; from the coding sequence ATGTCCCTGCGGATTCTGCTCATGCGGTTCGGTATAGCCGCCGCCGGTGGCGCCCTGTTGGCGTTCGCGGCGACGACTCCCGCCGCCGGCGCCGACCAGGAGGACCCCAGAGAGAGCAAGCAGATCGCCAAGGGTGAGGTCATCGCCCGTACCGGTCTGGTCCTGCGCAGCGCGCCGACCCGCGGCGGTACGGTCGTCCGGATCGCGCCCTACGGCGAGATCGTCAAGATCTACTGCCGGGCCGAGGGTCAGAGCGTCAGCGGCGACCGGCAGTGGTACCTGCTCGTCGACGGCACCTGGGCCCGGGGCTCGGCCCAGTACATCGAGGCCTACGGAACACCACGCCTGTGCGCCTGA
- a CDS encoding protein-tyrosine phosphatase family protein — protein MRTRRKQADVPAPGEPWSEIVPGLWMGGHEFAGRTGTGDVELAVVRDEFDLVLTLLRLPGYGPDDGVEHHVWPIPDGPLDGTQLAGVMRLGQAACDALEDGKRVLVRCYSGYNRSGLVVAHALIRDGHSAEEAIRLIRTRRSPWALHNELFVEYLHTGLATVRFLEELEELAE, from the coding sequence TTGCGGACGCGCAGGAAACAAGCCGATGTCCCGGCTCCGGGCGAACCCTGGAGCGAGATCGTGCCCGGGCTCTGGATGGGCGGGCACGAGTTCGCGGGCCGGACCGGTACCGGGGACGTCGAACTCGCGGTCGTACGCGATGAGTTCGACCTGGTGCTGACCCTGCTGCGGCTGCCGGGGTACGGGCCGGACGACGGCGTCGAGCACCACGTGTGGCCGATCCCGGACGGACCGTTGGACGGTACGCAGCTGGCGGGCGTGATGCGGCTCGGGCAGGCGGCGTGCGACGCGCTGGAGGACGGCAAACGGGTCCTCGTCCGCTGTTACAGCGGGTACAACCGGTCCGGTCTGGTCGTGGCGCACGCGCTGATCCGCGACGGGCACTCCGCCGAGGAGGCGATCCGTCTGATCCGCACCCGCCGTTCGCCGTGGGCGCTGCACAACGAGCTGTTCGTGGAGTACCTGCACACGGGGCTGGCGACGGTCCGGTTCCTGGAGGAGCTGGAGGAGCTGGCCGAGTAG
- a CDS encoding nuclease-related domain-containing protein → MSGLRVIPTRRHGRDRLYVCRTDGRNIAWYDREAGRVNLLSEELREDVLAVLGPFLTGPVAVGPPPVPTPAELARLSLPPDDDLAPNRPGEALLIALDRAPGPPRRLRPDPRRRALAAEQRVGDALDRLEGAGWHTLHSVPLPGGDRIHHLVIGPGGLFCVRSLQARRQRVVVTDPVVAVGRHEPRALLRWLRATADRASYALTAEVHPVLALAEPSALDVTTPLREVRVLRDTDLSELARAGGVLKPADVEGLHAMARDRRTWTRV, encoded by the coding sequence ATGAGCGGACTGCGCGTCATACCGACCCGGCGGCACGGACGGGACCGCCTGTACGTGTGCCGGACCGACGGGAGGAACATCGCCTGGTACGACCGTGAGGCCGGCCGGGTGAACCTTCTCAGCGAGGAGCTGAGAGAGGACGTGCTGGCCGTCCTCGGCCCCTTCCTCACCGGCCCGGTCGCCGTGGGCCCGCCGCCCGTGCCGACCCCCGCCGAGCTGGCCCGGCTGAGCCTCCCCCCGGACGACGACCTGGCCCCCAACCGCCCCGGCGAGGCCCTGCTGATCGCCCTCGACCGGGCCCCCGGCCCACCGCGCCGACTGCGCCCCGACCCGCGCCGCCGCGCCCTGGCCGCCGAGCAGAGGGTCGGCGACGCGCTGGACCGGCTGGAGGGCGCCGGCTGGCACACCCTGCACTCCGTGCCGCTGCCCGGCGGCGACCGCATCCACCACCTGGTCATCGGCCCCGGAGGACTGTTCTGCGTCCGCTCCCTCCAGGCCCGCAGACAGCGCGTCGTCGTCACCGATCCCGTGGTCGCCGTCGGCCGCCATGAGCCCCGCGCGCTGCTGCGCTGGCTCCGCGCCACCGCCGACCGCGCCTCCTACGCCCTCACCGCCGAGGTCCACCCCGTCCTCGCCCTCGCCGAACCCTCCGCCCTCGACGTCACCACGCCCCTGCGCGAGGTCCGCGTCCTGCGCGACACGGACCTGTCGGAACTCGCCCGCGCGGGTGGAGTGCTGAAGCCGGCGGACGTGGAGGGGCTGCACGCGATGGCGCGGGATCGGCGGACGTGGACGCGGGTGTAG
- the ligD gene encoding non-homologous end-joining DNA ligase, translated as MTPITEVEGRRVALSNLEKVLHPATGFTKGELLHYYATTSDALLPHLRDRPVSFLRYPDGPGGQVFFTKNVPPGTPDWVTTAEVRRMEGPARMVLVQDLPSLMWASNLVVEFHTPQWTVNSSDEADRLVLDLDPGAPATVVECCEVACWLRERLAADGIEAYAKTSGSKGLHLLAAVRGASSERVTEYAKELAVEAEKALPRRVVHRMTRSLRPGKVFVDWSQNAARKTTATPYTLRARPEPTVSAPVTWTEVEECASPDRLVFRAPDIAPRLQDHGDLLAPLLDPAATHPLP; from the coding sequence ATGACACCGATCACCGAGGTGGAGGGCCGCAGGGTCGCCCTCTCCAACCTGGAGAAGGTCCTCCACCCGGCGACGGGGTTCACCAAGGGCGAGTTGCTGCACTACTACGCCACGACCTCCGACGCCCTGCTGCCGCATCTGCGCGACCGCCCGGTGTCCTTCCTCCGCTACCCGGACGGACCCGGCGGCCAGGTCTTCTTCACCAAGAACGTGCCACCGGGCACTCCCGACTGGGTCACGACCGCCGAGGTGCGGCGGATGGAGGGCCCGGCCCGGATGGTGCTGGTCCAGGACCTGCCGAGCCTGATGTGGGCGTCGAACCTGGTCGTCGAGTTCCACACCCCCCAGTGGACCGTCAACTCCTCCGACGAGGCCGACCGGCTGGTCCTCGACCTGGACCCCGGGGCGCCCGCGACCGTCGTCGAGTGCTGCGAGGTCGCCTGCTGGCTGCGGGAGAGGCTCGCGGCGGACGGGATCGAGGCGTACGCGAAGACGTCCGGGTCCAAGGGGCTGCATCTGCTGGCGGCGGTGCGCGGGGCGTCGTCGGAGCGGGTGACGGAGTACGCCAAGGAACTCGCCGTCGAGGCGGAGAAGGCACTGCCCCGCCGGGTCGTCCACCGGATGACCCGCAGCCTGCGCCCCGGCAAGGTATTCGTCGACTGGAGCCAGAACGCCGCCCGCAAGACCACCGCCACGCCCTACACCCTGCGCGCCCGCCCCGAGCCGACCGTCTCCGCCCCGGTGACCTGGACCGAGGTCGAGGAGTGCGCCTCCCCCGACCGACTGGTCTTCCGCGCCCCGGACATCGCCCCCCGCCTCCAGGACCACGGAGATCTGCTGGCACCGCTCCTGGACCCGGCGGCCACACACCCACTGCCATGA